One Nocardioides oleivorans DNA segment encodes these proteins:
- the rdgB gene encoding RdgB/HAM1 family non-canonical purine NTP pyrophosphatase, whose translation MRIFLASGNQKKILEMQRILGEQVPDLEVLGIDDVDGYVEPVEDQPTFEGNALLKARAGVAATGLPTVADDSGLCVAALNGMPGVLSARWSGPPLGDKRGADARNNDLLLAQLSDVPDERRDAYFTCAIAWVMPDGRERVVEGRMDGRVLREVRGSGGFGYDVLFVADEHAEEGLTSAELDPAEKDRISHRGRALRELAPLVAGDLSDG comes from the coding sequence ATGAGGATCTTCCTCGCGTCGGGCAACCAGAAGAAGATCCTCGAGATGCAGCGCATCCTCGGCGAGCAGGTGCCCGACCTCGAGGTGCTCGGCATCGACGACGTCGACGGCTACGTCGAGCCCGTCGAGGACCAGCCGACCTTCGAGGGCAACGCGCTGCTCAAGGCACGCGCCGGCGTGGCCGCGACGGGGCTGCCGACCGTCGCCGACGACAGCGGGCTCTGCGTGGCCGCGCTCAACGGCATGCCCGGCGTGCTGTCGGCGCGGTGGTCGGGGCCCCCGCTGGGTGACAAGAGGGGGGCGGACGCACGCAACAACGATCTGCTGCTGGCCCAGCTCAGCGACGTACCCGACGAGCGGCGTGACGCCTACTTCACCTGCGCCATCGCGTGGGTGATGCCCGACGGGCGCGAGCGCGTCGTCGAGGGTCGGATGGACGGGCGGGTCCTGCGGGAGGTGCGGGGGAGCGGCGGGTTCGGCTACGACGTGCTCTTCGTCGCCGACGAGCACGCCGAGGAGGGCCTCACCTCCGCCGAGCTCGACCCGGCCGAGAAGGACCGGATCTCCCACCGCGGTCGCGCGCTCCGCGAGCTCGCGCCGCTGGTGGCCGGCGACCTCTCAGACGGCTGA
- a CDS encoding bile acid:sodium symporter family protein, with protein MDSALTTVGLPLALAIIMFGLGLDLTVADFRRVGRAPKAVAVALACQVVLLPAICFGLVVLFDLPPLLGIGMLLLAASPGGTTANLFSHLFKGDVALNITLTAINTVIAVVTLPLITGFAIAWFDRQDDVSMPLVEVVKVFALILLPVGIGMLVNARAPGFARRMDRPVRIGSAVILAILVLGILLDQLEDVGDYLADVGLIAALFCAISLVVGYVVPKAFGVTGPQAIASSMEVGVHNATLAIFVAVEVLDTVEASVPAAVYSLVMFLFATLWGTWVSKQVGAREEQASAV; from the coding sequence ATGGATTCCGCGCTGACGACCGTCGGACTGCCCCTCGCGCTCGCGATCATCATGTTCGGCCTGGGCCTGGACCTGACGGTCGCGGACTTCCGGCGCGTGGGGCGGGCGCCGAAGGCCGTGGCGGTCGCGCTGGCGTGCCAGGTCGTGCTGCTGCCGGCGATCTGCTTCGGCCTGGTCGTGCTGTTCGACCTGCCACCCCTGCTGGGGATCGGGATGCTGCTGTTGGCCGCGTCGCCCGGCGGCACTACCGCCAACCTGTTCAGCCACCTCTTCAAGGGCGACGTCGCGCTCAACATCACCCTCACCGCGATCAACACGGTGATCGCGGTCGTCACGCTCCCGCTGATCACCGGCTTCGCGATCGCCTGGTTCGACCGGCAGGACGACGTCTCGATGCCGCTGGTCGAGGTCGTGAAGGTGTTCGCGCTGATCCTCCTGCCCGTCGGCATCGGCATGCTGGTCAACGCCCGGGCGCCCGGCTTCGCCCGCCGGATGGACCGGCCCGTGCGGATCGGGTCGGCGGTGATCCTCGCGATCCTGGTGCTCGGCATCCTGCTCGACCAGCTCGAGGACGTCGGCGACTACCTCGCCGACGTCGGCCTCATCGCCGCGCTCTTCTGCGCGATCAGTCTGGTCGTCGGATACGTCGTGCCGAAGGCGTTCGGGGTGACCGGGCCGCAGGCGATCGCCTCCTCGATGGAGGTCGGGGTGCACAACGCGACGCTTGCGATCTTCGTCGCCGTCGAGGTGCTCGACACGGTGGAGGCCTCGGTGCCGGCGGCGGTCTACTCGCTCGTCATGTTCCTCTTCGCGACCCTGTGGGGCACGTGGGTCAGCAAGCAGGTCGGTGCCCGCGAGGAGCAGGCCTCAGCCGTCTGA
- the bcp gene encoding thioredoxin-dependent thiol peroxidase → MTQRLTAGDAAPDFTLTSDAGDQVSLADLRGKKVIVYFYPAAMTPGCTKQACDFSESLDSLRGAGYEVLGVSKDKPAKLAKFRERDALTLTLLSDEDLAVHRAYGAFGTKKLYGKEVEGVIRSTFVIDESGTVELAQYNVKATGHVAKLRRDLGLD, encoded by the coding sequence ATGACGCAACGACTCACGGCCGGGGACGCCGCCCCCGACTTCACCCTCACCAGCGACGCCGGGGACCAGGTCTCGCTCGCCGACCTGCGCGGCAAGAAGGTGATCGTCTACTTCTACCCGGCGGCGATGACCCCCGGTTGCACCAAGCAGGCCTGTGACTTCTCGGAGTCGCTCGACTCGCTCCGGGGCGCCGGCTACGAGGTGCTCGGCGTCTCGAAGGACAAGCCGGCCAAGCTGGCGAAGTTCCGCGAGCGCGACGCCCTGACCCTGACGCTGCTCTCCGACGAGGACCTCGCGGTGCACCGGGCCTACGGCGCCTTCGGCACCAAGAAGCTCTACGGCAAGGAGGTCGAGGGCGTGATCCGCTCGACCTTCGTGATCGACGAGTCCGGCACGGTCGAGCTCGCCCAGTACAACGTCAAGGCCACCGGCCACGTCGCCAAGCTCCGCCGCGACCTGGGCCTCGACTGA
- a CDS encoding HoxN/HupN/NixA family nickel/cobalt transporter, with translation MSNARRPWSPTDLKHMASMAAAVVALNVVGWGVLLAVVAPQRFEVGSAGVFGVGLGVTAFLLGARHAFDADHIAVIDNTTRKLIGEGRPATATGFWFGMGHSSVVFGLSLLLAIGVRALADPVQDDSSALQSGLGTIGTLAAGSFLIVIGLMNLSALLGIVHAYRHLKAGTFDEEHLEHHLHNRGFLARIFRRTTQRVSKARHLYPVGLLMGLGFDTATQIALLVLAGGTAAFALPWYAILTLPVLFAAGMVLFDALDGVLMSRAYSWAFLKPIRKIYYNFTVTVLSVTVALSIGALLLVQLASDAVPGLSWAGRLDLEYVGFGLVALFVVVWGASVAWYHLAHVEEKFEKGLA, from the coding sequence GTGAGCAACGCCCGACGTCCCTGGTCCCCCACCGACCTGAAGCACATGGCCTCCATGGCCGCGGCCGTGGTGGCCCTCAACGTCGTCGGTTGGGGCGTGCTGCTCGCCGTGGTCGCCCCCCAGCGCTTCGAGGTCGGCAGTGCCGGGGTCTTCGGCGTCGGGCTCGGCGTGACCGCGTTCCTCCTCGGTGCGCGGCACGCCTTCGACGCCGACCACATCGCCGTCATCGACAACACCACCCGCAAGCTCATCGGCGAGGGCAGGCCTGCCACCGCGACCGGCTTCTGGTTCGGGATGGGCCACTCCAGCGTGGTCTTCGGGCTCAGCCTCCTGCTGGCGATCGGCGTGCGCGCCCTGGCCGATCCCGTCCAGGACGACAGCTCGGCCCTCCAGAGCGGCCTCGGCACGATCGGCACGCTCGCGGCGGGGTCGTTCCTGATCGTCATCGGCCTGATGAACCTGAGCGCGCTGCTCGGCATCGTGCACGCCTACCGCCACCTCAAGGCCGGCACGTTCGACGAGGAGCACCTCGAGCACCACCTCCACAACCGCGGGTTCCTGGCGCGGATCTTCAGGCGCACGACGCAGCGCGTGTCGAAGGCACGGCACCTCTACCCGGTCGGCCTGCTCATGGGGCTCGGCTTCGACACCGCCACACAGATCGCCCTGCTGGTGCTCGCCGGCGGCACCGCGGCCTTCGCGCTCCCCTGGTACGCCATCCTCACCCTGCCCGTGCTCTTCGCCGCCGGGATGGTGCTGTTCGACGCGCTCGACGGGGTGCTGATGAGCCGGGCCTACTCGTGGGCCTTCCTCAAGCCCATCCGCAAGATCTACTACAACTTCACCGTCACCGTCCTCTCGGTGACCGTCGCCCTCTCGATCGGTGCGCTGCTGCTCGTGCAGCTCGCGTCCGACGCGGTGCCGGGGCTGTCGTGGGCCGGGCGCCTGGACCTGGAGTACGTCGGGTTCGGCCTCGTGGCATTGTTCGTCGTCGTCTGGGGCGCCAGCGTGGCGTGGTACCACCTCGCCCACGTCGAGGAGAAGTTCGAGAAGGGACTCGCATGA
- a CDS encoding DUF3618 domain-containing protein produces the protein MTQDMSALEREIEETRERLASTIDQLAHRAHPKTIVGRQVTTVKSHFVDLESGAPRTDNILKVAGAVVGTIVLFAIVRKVAS, from the coding sequence GTGACCCAGGACATGAGCGCGCTCGAGCGCGAGATCGAGGAGACGCGCGAGCGCCTGGCCTCGACGATCGACCAGCTCGCCCACCGCGCCCACCCCAAGACCATCGTCGGCCGCCAGGTGACGACGGTGAAGTCGCACTTCGTCGACCTCGAGTCGGGCGCCCCCCGCACCGACAACATCCTCAAGGTCGCCGGCGCCGTGGTCGGCACCATCGTCCTGTTCGCGATCGTCCGCAAGGTCGCCAGCTGA